A stretch of DNA from Ctenopharyngodon idella isolate HZGC_01 chromosome 6, HZGC01, whole genome shotgun sequence:
atgaccgttaaaacgcgtcatcacagtatgtgaaaagagtcgtgttaaaaaactacaaacatggcggaTGTGCGAGACCGACGGTTAAGCAGAGCGGTTaagataaaggggtttgagtgacTGATAATTAGTAGCCTATCTAACCTGACGAAAAGATATTTATCCACATTATATGtcatctgcaacagcattgtgaacttttataacgatgcgtttggtcattaacttttaaatgcatcattatgtaAACATAAGGAGAGTTCTCTGCATGAAAGACCCATGACTGGCAGATCAACGTGCGACTACATTTCTCTCCGAaacggtaggaaattaaatttaattgaatgtggaggattttaactgtgacaagatgactgacagggcagtttaaacGGTGACAGGTTGCACGTAACTAAGCGGACAGAGCGTCAGTTAAAGACGAAATTATGACgaagtagtatgtcccaaaAATCAcactcttctgctacacactcaaaagtatgtactttttcttctcAAAAACAGTACTTTTAAGGCATAGTAGGCAAATTGGCACACACTGATGGTCtgaaacgaaaaaaaaaaagcccatcACACACtaggtcaccgtgattttgcaaGCAAGACATGTTTCTGGATCAACAGATTTAGGAACATGAAGGAAAAAACATAgtcctaaccatatccctacccctaaacttaaccctacccataagttatccctaaaatcagagggaaatgataggtgaataacactgatagAAGCACCTAAGCCTGGTTGTAAACCTAAACTTgacaaactgtaaacttgtgcctcaaatctgattggttgattggaatgttgatccaggaacatgttgtacttggtgaaatcaagTTCACCCAACTGGCATCATTTCATCCAGACTGCAAATCTGGGCaaagtcatgtagtgtattccagcttTAAGTAGGAGAATTTAATGCTCTTTGTGGCAAGTTTTGGACAGTGTTTCCTTCCATTCAGGATGTTTTGGGCGTGTGAAAGTTTTTGACgtcataaaaataaaggtcATCAATAGTTCCacgaagaacctttaacatccatggaactttTCCATTCCGAGTCTACTTTGTTAATTTACCCCTAATAGTTCTCAAAGTGGAGGTGGCTATAAATGAGACAGAAACCAAACAAACCATATCCAAAAAGAACCATATCTGTTTATGGACGTTTATTTATCCTGTACCTTGTAGTTTAGAAAATACAGATCTGTAATTGTACACCAAAACTGTACTTGAAAATTCTTAATGAAAGAAATTGTCTTCAAAAGACAATGAAACAACAGTTTTATCCACAGTGAAACAGAACTAGGGGTCTGTTGTACCCAGTACAGACAAGCAAGGTTGACAGTGAAGGTGGAAAGAGCTAGGGGGATTCATGCCATGCTTGTTTACTACTGAACAGTGATCAGATGGCCTTGCTGTAATCCTTTGGTAAACAGTTAAAGGTCGCACAAGCATGACAGATCCTGAATCAGTAATCAGGCCTTTTCAGCCTCGATTTCCCCCTATATCAAGAGCTGGCTTTCAATTTCACACACACCACTGTACAAAAAGAACAGATTAGAAGTGATAAAAGTCTGTTGTACAGCTTATACAATGCAATTCAATTCTGCTTTTGCAAAAATATACTCATAATATACATAGATTTCACTTTTCAATTCCCCTGCACTCTTTTTGCCCATTCTACCCCGCCCCATATCCATAAAAATCACATTACAAAAGCAGTTGAAATAACCATTTCTGAACAGTTATAAAGCATTTTACTTGGCCAGCTGGAGAAAAATTGTGCATTTTTCCAGATTATAATCAAAGCTATATACACTCTGATAATGACAACAGCCTGAGGTGCATCATTATGCATTGTCAGAAGTCTAAAAATCTCACTGAAGCagagcattaaaaaaaagacaccaGGCCCAATACACAAAGAAAGCAGTGCACAAAagccatattttaaaatatacacttatttatatatctatatatataaaatcaaaggTTATACTGAAAAATACTGTTGTGTCCctttacgtttttttttgttttgtttttttgttggtaaatttaaaaaagcagACATTTTTCCAACCTGTGTAAgtaacaaacaaatgaacaataaaaatgtgGCAAGAAAGTCTAGAGACTTTTCAGCAGGCTTTACAGATTCTTCATTGGAGCGATTACAGTTTGACATGAGCTGCATTTGGAGTGTGAGGATGCATTTTAGAGTTCTGGTCCGCTCGGCGGTAGTGAAGCAGTTCAGAAAGCGTAATTTTCAGGAAAGGACGGCCCAACTAAGCACTGGTCCCTGGCTTCTGCTGGATAACTACAGCTTCTGTTAGTCTCATCAAAGTGTGAGAGTGGAACAGTGTCATCCTCAGGAACCTGCAGCCCGTCGGGGTCTACCTTCAGACTGGGCCTCTGGTTGTCAGGGAATGCCATAGAGAAGAGCGCATCGGGATCACACACAAACTTATACACGTACCGCTCTCCAGCAACCTGCATGTGAACgagaaagataaatgttttagaaGATCTTGTTTGGAAAAAGCTGATATGCTTTGATGGGGTGGACTTTACTAACTACAGCCAATGAGGGAACTACAATCTAATTATTAAGGGAttgaaagaagaaaaatgacATTGGAACGTGAACGTGCCTTTACCTTCTGCATGATGCCCTTCTCATAGTAGTAACGCAGGGAGCGGCTCAGCTTGTCATAATTCATCGCAGGCCTGTTCTTCTGGATACCCCAACGGCGAGCAACCTATTGAAAATGTGGGTGTTAATTCTGCTAGttggctgaaataaaaaagtGGTCTATAAAGCCATTTGCTTTCATAACACACTGACCTCCTCTGGTTCAATGAGTTTAAACTCgagcccacggccagtccaagCAATGAAGTGGCTGTTGGATGGGTCGTCCAGCAGAGTGACCAGAAACTGCCAGAGTTGCAGAGACCCCCTTCGTTGATACGGAGGACCCTCCCGGAAAACTCCACCCTCCTGCTTCAGCTTTCCCTCCAGGCGGTCTGGGACCACACACGCATCATCATAATAGAGGTGGGATTCTCCATCATACCCAAAACCTGCAGTCGacagccagagagagagagacaaagtgGATTTAATATGGACAGTCTGAGAAAgaaatttcattataacatAAGACTAATCAGAAGCTGTTGCTTAATAAAACATCTGCACTTCAAAGAAATTACAGATGAAACTAAACTGATAAAAGTCTCACCCTCGCTGTTGGTGCCATAGAAATTTGTTGATTTCCCAAAAGATGACTGGCAATTCTGTACTTCTGCAAGACAAGAAGATTAGAATTGAGAAGAttataaaaatcacattaataatacatacatatacatacacacacacacattatatatatatatatatatatataaaaaacaaacaatattatataatttgggagttatcaaattattaataataattattaaaataaaaaaatatatacacaatataatatatgataatatattttGGGAGttcaaaaaataatgtaaaaatatatattataattatattacatattgctttattttgtattgtatgtttttttaattatttttacgttaatatattatataatattatattataatataatagaaTTTGGGAGCTcaagttttaaaagtaattaaaaaaaaaaaaaaaaatacaatgtagGAGTTCCTCAGAGTCGTTTCTATAGGAATCCGTGCTACTGGGAATTTCGCTTCAGGGCAAAAGATTTCCACATTCAGATTTCATCTTGAGTTTACAAATTTGGCaagttgaccaacagaaagtgacttctgtgtgagctttCATACGTGGCTACACTACTGACACTGGACCTTTTGCTTGTGTCGCTATTATGACAGTTTCACAACCAGCAGACCTAGTGGGAGCTAAAAGGTTCTCATTACATCACTGCATGCTTCACAGGGACTGAATCCCAAATCTCTGAGAGATTTACACCCACCTGAGTCAAAGCCGAAGTCTCTGGGCTCttgtttgattgacagttgGTGGATCAATGGTGCACGAGGAGGTCCCATGTTTTGCACACCCTGCTCATTGTAACGAGGATCCACCATTTCCTTTTTGAATCCCTGCGGAGGCATTGGCACCAATGGCTCTGACATCTGCCGGTGATAAGGGGGGCGGCTATGTCGGGGAAAATGGCCACGGTTCTGTGGGGGGTAAGGTGTCTGACAACGGCCATCGGACTGTGGGAACGGCAGACAGGGCTCGGAAAGCTGCCGATGGAACCTAATGAGATGAAGAGTAAgagaaagggggaaaaaaaaaaaggaaaaaagacgTGAGAAAGCATTTACAACATCGAGGGCAATTGAGATCATGAGTTTCACGTCAAAGGGATAAGCCTTTTTTTTCCATTAGTTAAACCTGAAGACTTGAAGGGGATAAACATAGAACTGCTTTCCAGGTCAGTGTGGCATCTTTAACAAGATAATACCCAATGAAAGGCTCAACCTGAGCTGATTACAGTACTTTTAACATGCACGAGCAGCTCAAGCTGAAGCCAAAGATAGAAATGAGGTTAGAAATCGAACACCGTGACCCAAAAAATGACTTTGATGTGTCGTAAAGAAAAACAACCTAGTAATAAATTGCAAGATGTCATATATTCATACCTGTGGTCTGTGCTGTAGGAGGCATCTGGGTGATTGACAGGTGGGCAGGGCACAGCAAAAGGTGGGCTTTGACTGTGGAGTGGAGTCTGTGCTGTCTGATGTGGTGGGGTAGAACTGTGGTTGTGGACAGGTAGAAGTGGCAGTCCTTGTGTCTGAGTTTGGGCTGGTGGCATCGCTCTTTTTTGCACATGATGTGTTGCTGTGCTGGTGGAGGAGCCGAAGGGTGATGCCGGTGTAGAAGGAGGAGTCAGTGGCTTGTTGAAAGAAAATGGCTTTCTGTCGAAGGCACTAAAAttgataaaatacaaataaagcatGAGTGAGGGGGAATATGGAGAAGGGAAAGATGGGGAAAGGACGAGGAAATGTATACCTGTAGTTATATAGGCACTTCTCTCCATAAGGAGAGAGTCTCTGCTCTTGTCCACAGGGGGAAAATTCCCTGCTTGGGCTTAGTTCCCTCTTTACTTTAGTTTGAAGAGGTCCATGGAACATCACTAGAGAGAcaaagtttttcatttaaatttgtgTGGCACAAATACAGTCTACATAaactaaaatgtcaaaataaaaaatatagttcTTTGACTGGGAACctaactatggaagcttgtttccgccactgaataaaaaaaaaataaaaaaggtaattgcgactttttatctcacgactgacttttttcctcgcaattcagagtctacatcttgcaattctgactttttttctctgaattgtgtgatataaacgtgtgtgttataaagtcaaaattgtgatataaagttgcaattgggagttataaagtcagaaatgtgagttataaagtcagaattgtgttgatatctcgcaattctgacttctcagaattatgagtttatattgtgcaattctgacttttaacacgcaattgtgactttatagtcatgcaattctgactttataacacgcaattgcgacttgtATCTCACAGTTTTGaatttataacacgcaattgcgagtttatatcttgcaattctgaggaaaaaaagtcagaattgttagataaaaaggtcgcaattatctttttttttttttttttttttttttattccgtggcggaaacaagcttccatacctaACCTGGTACGTTTCTGGTGATAAATATTTAGTACTGCACTACTGGAACTTAAAAGGGGGAGGAAGAAAGGCCTTTCCCTCTAGAAAAGGAGGCCGCAAGTTAGAACTTGCAGACTATCACGTGATTCCTATGGAAAAGGGGCCCCACTGCCCAGCTGTGGTGAAAGAGGGGCCTGTGAGAGCTACAGGCACGATGCCAGATAAGAGGAATTGTgccagacaaacacacacataccctCTCACACACAATTTCTATGCAAACACATCCATGTGCATTCACGTTCTACAATA
This window harbors:
- the etv5b gene encoding ETS translocation variant 5b isoform X1, yielding MDGFYDQQVPFMVPPSKSHMQEPSCRPFNDRKRKFVDTELAQDTEELFQDLSQLQEIWIAEAQVPDDEQFVPDFQSDNLMFHGPLQTKVKRELSPSREFSPCGQEQRLSPYGEKCLYNYSAFDRKPFSFNKPLTPPSTPASPFGSSTSTATHHVQKRAMPPAQTQTQGLPLLPVHNHSSTPPHQTAQTPLHSQSPPFAVPCPPVNHPDASYSTDHRFHRQLSEPCLPFPQSDGRCQTPYPPQNRGHFPRHSRPPYHRQMSEPLVPMPPQGFKKEMVDPRYNEQGVQNMGPPRAPLIHQLSIKQEPRDFGFDSEVQNCQSSFGKSTNFYGTNSEGFGYDGESHLYYDDACVVPDRLEGKLKQEGGVFREGPPYQRRGSLQLWQFLVTLLDDPSNSHFIAWTGRGLEFKLIEPEEVARRWGIQKNRPAMNYDKLSRSLRYYYEKGIMQKVKVAGERYVYKFVCDPDALFSMAFPDNQRPSLKVDPDGLQVPEDDTVPLSHFDETNRSCSYPAEARDQCLVGPSFPENYAF
- the etv5b gene encoding ETS translocation variant 5b isoform X4, producing MDGFYDQQVPFMVPPSSHMQEPSCRPFNDRKRKFVDTELAQDTEELFQDLSQLQEIWIAEAQVPDDEQFVPDFQSDNLMFHGPLQTKVKRELSPSREFSPCGQEQRLSPYGEKCLYNYSAFDRKPFSFNKPLTPPSTPASPFGSSTSTATHHVQKRAMPPAQTQTQGLPLLPVHNHSSTPPHQTAQTPLHSQSPPFAVPCPPVNHPDASYSTDHRFHRQLSEPCLPFPQSDGRCQTPYPPQNRGHFPRHSRPPYHRQMSEPLVPMPPQGFKKEMVDPRYNEQGVQNMGPPRAPLIHQLSIKQEPRDFGFDSEVQNCQSSFGKSTNFYGTNSEGFGYDGESHLYYDDACVVPDRLEGKLKQEGGVFREGPPYQRRGSLQLWQFLVTLLDDPSNSHFIAWTGRGLEFKLIEPEEVARRWGIQKNRPAMNYDKLSRSLRYYYEKGIMQKVAGERYVYKFVCDPDALFSMAFPDNQRPSLKVDPDGLQVPEDDTVPLSHFDETNRSCSYPAEARDQCLVGPSFPENYAF
- the etv5b gene encoding ETS translocation variant 5b isoform X2; translated protein: MDGFYDQQVPFMVPPSSHMQEPSCRPFNDRKRKFVDTELAQDTEELFQDLSQLQEIWIAEAQVPDDEQFVPDFQSDNLMFHGPLQTKVKRELSPSREFSPCGQEQRLSPYGEKCLYNYSAFDRKPFSFNKPLTPPSTPASPFGSSTSTATHHVQKRAMPPAQTQTQGLPLLPVHNHSSTPPHQTAQTPLHSQSPPFAVPCPPVNHPDASYSTDHRFHRQLSEPCLPFPQSDGRCQTPYPPQNRGHFPRHSRPPYHRQMSEPLVPMPPQGFKKEMVDPRYNEQGVQNMGPPRAPLIHQLSIKQEPRDFGFDSEVQNCQSSFGKSTNFYGTNSEGFGYDGESHLYYDDACVVPDRLEGKLKQEGGVFREGPPYQRRGSLQLWQFLVTLLDDPSNSHFIAWTGRGLEFKLIEPEEVARRWGIQKNRPAMNYDKLSRSLRYYYEKGIMQKVKVAGERYVYKFVCDPDALFSMAFPDNQRPSLKVDPDGLQVPEDDTVPLSHFDETNRSCSYPAEARDQCLVGPSFPENYAF
- the etv5b gene encoding ETS translocation variant 5b isoform X3, which codes for MDGFYDQQVPFMVPPSKSHMQEPSCRPFNDRKRKFVDTELAQDTEELFQDLSQLQEIWIAEAQVPDDEQFVPDFQSDNLMFHGPLQTKVKRELSPSREFSPCGQEQRLSPYGEKCLYNYSAFDRKPFSFNKPLTPPSTPASPFGSSTSTATHHVQKRAMPPAQTQTQGLPLLPVHNHSSTPPHQTAQTPLHSQSPPFAVPCPPVNHPDASYSTDHRFHRQLSEPCLPFPQSDGRCQTPYPPQNRGHFPRHSRPPYHRQMSEPLVPMPPQGFKKEMVDPRYNEQGVQNMGPPRAPLIHQLSIKQEPRDFGFDSEVQNCQSSFGKSTNFYGTNSEGFGYDGESHLYYDDACVVPDRLEGKLKQEGGVFREGPPYQRRGSLQLWQFLVTLLDDPSNSHFIAWTGRGLEFKLIEPEEVARRWGIQKNRPAMNYDKLSRSLRYYYEKGIMQKVAGERYVYKFVCDPDALFSMAFPDNQRPSLKVDPDGLQVPEDDTVPLSHFDETNRSCSYPAEARDQCLVGPSFPENYAF